One Spinacia oleracea cultivar Varoflay chromosome 4, BTI_SOV_V1, whole genome shotgun sequence DNA segment encodes these proteins:
- the LOC110802561 gene encoding sugar transporter ERD6-like 5 isoform X2, with translation MLGFTGGVSSFVIPVYVAEFTPKNFRGGFVILHVLMITVGASAAFLIGLITSWRTLALIGMIPNLVQIVGVLFIPESPRWLMMMGKNKEFEAALQCFRGGFVDISQEAADIRDSAETLDQIEKVSTLQLFQRKYAYAHTVGIGLSALGGLVGLNGIMFYAGSIFESAGFPVKVGTAAVAFFQMYVAFYPIGVGGGTCIIISEIYPLNIKGSAGSIAAVVSSLSSWIVSYAFNFSMEWSSSGTFFVMAGVCVFTLIFVAKLVPETKGRTLEEVHMTMSNAWQ, from the exons ATGTTGGGTTTTACTGGGGGCGTTTCCAGCTTTGTT ATTCCAGTATATGTAGCAGAATTTACACCCAAAAATTTCAGAGGAGGGTTTGTGATTCTCCATGTG TTAATGATAACAGTCGGAGCATCAGCAGCCTTTCTCATAGGACTAATCACGTCTTGGCGTACTTTAGCTCTTATTG GAATGATTCCGAATCTTGTACAGATAGTCGGTGTACTCTTCATTCCAGAATCTCCTAGATGGCTG ATGATGATGGGTAAAAATAAGGAGTTTGAAGCAGCCTTGCAGTGTTTTAGGGGAGGTTTTGTTGACATCTCTCAGGAAGCAGCTGATATAAGG GACTCTGCTGAAACCCTTGATCAAATAGAAAAAGTTAGCACCCTACAACTGTTTCAGAGGAAATATGCTTATGCACACACA GTGGGAATCGGTCTGTCAGCACTAGGCGGCCTTGTTGGTTTAAATGGGATCATGTTCTACGCCGGCTCTATATTCGAATCAGCGG GCTTTCCAGTTAAAGTGGGAACTGCAGCAGTGGCCTTTTTCCAG ATGTATGTTGCTTTTTATCCAATTGGCGTAGGGGGaggaacttgtattattatttCAGAG ATATACCCCTTGAACATAAAAGGGTCAGCAGGCAGTATTGCTGCTGTAGTATCGAGTCTATCATCGTGGATTGTTTCGTATGCTTTTAACTTCTCTATGGAATGGAGTTCTTCAG GGACATTTTTTGTAATGGCGGGTGTTTGTGTGTTTACACTAATATTTGTGGCGAAATTGGTGCCGGAGACAAAAGGAAGGACACTCGAAGAAGTTCATATGACAATGAGTAATGCTTggcaatga
- the LOC130459658 gene encoding F-box/FBD/LRR-repeat protein At1g78750-like, producing the protein MKMNNNVTGREVDMLSSLPDDILTKILSCLPINSAAATSVLSTRWRHLWTGVTSFVVLYETGKDAHDNDILFLQKLVKLTSLKLHNFHIELKSVSIYWRPNIRDQMSFFHELCRRDVENINIICPGENYSFFLWVPDFLFKTKSLVSLSLCFVSIMVDMIENVDIQLPNLKKLHLNHLSHIPPWLETLCRCSPVLEVLDLKFILMDHSIIDTDFVYVANIFGTNLKSLRIETHHNYYNLSTHRNKFLIDAPKLEYLTVVDGYSCYYLTQIPTTLLEASVDLTTTTSAYAMVVGEDDDYRQDMAKFVRRMCNVSNRLDLRLKRNSNIMGYLVNHGLMFGNLATLILDLEEIGLIVWKDLLLCLQCFPNLKNLVVTHWLHDVAPVENISWYAPSDKPADCLVNKLKRIDILGLFGLTYELCLIEYLLSNATVLEEVYIGVDILDVDESEEARLSRGWHFCKSLFDLPRVSSTCQITFRTVDMLALSNDYKHGILGYRSTS; encoded by the coding sequence ATGAAGATGAACAACAATGTGACAGGGCGAGAAGTCGACATGTTGAGTTCACTCCCAGATGATATCCTGACCAAAATACTCTCTTGTCTCCCTATCAATTCCGCTGCTGCTACTTCCGTTCTATCCACCAGATGGCGTCACCTCTGGACCGGAGTCACCAGCTTTGTAGTCTTGTACGAAACCGGCAAAGACGCCCACGACAACGACATCCTTTTTTTACAAAAACTCGTAAAGCTGACCTCTTTGAAACTGCATAACTTTCATATTGAATTGAAATCTGTATCTATTTATTGGAGACCAAATATAAGAGATCAAATGTCATTCTTCCATGAACTTTGCCGTCGAGATGTGGAGAACATCAATATTATCTGCCCCGGTGAGAACTATAGTTTCTTTCTTTGGGTGCCGGACTTTCTATTTAAAACCAAATCTCTGGTGAGTTTAAGTTTGTGTTTCGTGAGTATTATGGTTGATATGATTGAAAACGTAGATATTCAACTTCCTAATTTGAAGAAACTTCATTTGAACCATCTTTCGCACATCCCTCCTTGGTTGGAAACTCTGTGCAGGTGTAGCCCTGTGTTGGAAGTTTTAGATTTAAAGTTTATATTAATGGACCATAGTATTATTGATACAGATTTTGTTTATGTTGCGAATATATTTGGTACCAATTTGAAGTCATTGAGGATAGAGACTCATCATAACTACTACAACTTAAGTACACATCGCAACAAATTCTTGATTGATGCACCCAAATTGGAATACCTGACTGTAGTTGATGGCTATTCATGTTATTACTTGACCCAAATTCCAACTACATTACTGGAAGCATCAGTTGATTTGACCACAACTACAAGTGCGTATGCAATGGTAGTTGGAGAAGATGATGATTATCGTCAAGACATGGCCAAGTTTGTTAGAAGAATGTGTAATGTTAGTAACAGACTTGACTTAAGACTAAAGAGAAACTCGAATATAATGGGTTACCTTGTAAATCATGGACTTATGTTTGGTAATCTAGCAACTCTTATATTGGATTTGGAAGAGATTGGTCTGATTGTGTGGAAGGATTTGCTACTTTGTTTGCAATGTTTTCCCAACTTAAAGAATCTTGTGGTGACACATTGGCTACATGATGTTGCTCCAGTGGAGAACATAAGTTGGTATGCACCAAGTGATAAACCAGCAGATTGTTTGGTGAATAAACTCAAGAGAATAGATATACTTGGATTGTTTGGGTTAACTTATGAGCTTTGTTTAATAGAGTACCTTCTAAGCAATGCAACTGTTTTAGAAGAAGTTTACATAGGAGTTGATATCCTAGATGTCGATGAATCTGAAGAAGCTCGACTAAGTAGGGGATGGCATTTTTGTAAGTCCTTGTTCGACCTTCCAAGGGTATCTTCAACTTGTCAGATTACGTTTAGAACTGTTGATATGTTAGCATTAAGTAATGACTACAAACATGGAATTCTTGGATATCgatcaacaagttaa
- the LOC110802561 gene encoding sugar transporter ERD6-like 5 isoform X1, producing MLGFTGGVSSFVIPVYVAEFTPKNFRGGFVILHVLMITVGASAAFLIGLITSWRTLALIGMIPNLVQIVGVLFIPESPRWLMMMGKNKEFEAALQCFRGGFVDISQEAADIRDSAETLDQIEKVSTLQLFQRKYAYAHTVGIGLSALGGLVGLNGIMFYAGSIFESAGFPVKVGTAAVAFFQLPSVVLGVILMDKCGRRPLIMISAAGIFLGCSLTGVAFLFKEHHFLGGFSPCIALIGILMYVAFYPIGVGGGTCIIISEIYPLNIKGSAGSIAAVVSSLSSWIVSYAFNFSMEWSSSGTFFVMAGVCVFTLIFVAKLVPETKGRTLEEVHMTMSNAWQ from the exons ATGTTGGGTTTTACTGGGGGCGTTTCCAGCTTTGTT ATTCCAGTATATGTAGCAGAATTTACACCCAAAAATTTCAGAGGAGGGTTTGTGATTCTCCATGTG TTAATGATAACAGTCGGAGCATCAGCAGCCTTTCTCATAGGACTAATCACGTCTTGGCGTACTTTAGCTCTTATTG GAATGATTCCGAATCTTGTACAGATAGTCGGTGTACTCTTCATTCCAGAATCTCCTAGATGGCTG ATGATGATGGGTAAAAATAAGGAGTTTGAAGCAGCCTTGCAGTGTTTTAGGGGAGGTTTTGTTGACATCTCTCAGGAAGCAGCTGATATAAGG GACTCTGCTGAAACCCTTGATCAAATAGAAAAAGTTAGCACCCTACAACTGTTTCAGAGGAAATATGCTTATGCACACACA GTGGGAATCGGTCTGTCAGCACTAGGCGGCCTTGTTGGTTTAAATGGGATCATGTTCTACGCCGGCTCTATATTCGAATCAGCGG GCTTTCCAGTTAAAGTGGGAACTGCAGCAGTGGCCTTTTTCCAG CTTCCAAGTGTGGTTTTGGGTGTAATTCTGATGGATAAATGTGGGAGGCGTCCTCTTATTATG ATTTCAGCAGCTGGTATTTTCTTAGGTTGCTCTCTGACAGGGGTCGCATTTCTGTTTAAG GAGCATCATTTCCTGGGTGGTTTCAGTCCTTGTATTGCTCTAATTGGCATATTG ATGTATGTTGCTTTTTATCCAATTGGCGTAGGGGGaggaacttgtattattatttCAGAG ATATACCCCTTGAACATAAAAGGGTCAGCAGGCAGTATTGCTGCTGTAGTATCGAGTCTATCATCGTGGATTGTTTCGTATGCTTTTAACTTCTCTATGGAATGGAGTTCTTCAG GGACATTTTTTGTAATGGCGGGTGTTTGTGTGTTTACACTAATATTTGTGGCGAAATTGGTGCCGGAGACAAAAGGAAGGACACTCGAAGAAGTTCATATGACAATGAGTAATGCTTggcaatga